In Carassius auratus strain Wakin unplaced genomic scaffold, ASM336829v1 scaf_tig00216980, whole genome shotgun sequence, the following are encoded in one genomic region:
- the LOC113099598 gene encoding chromodomain-helicase-DNA-binding protein 4-like isoform X2: MSGSEDDRDHFGPMRDDDADEPTSEAETPKSKKKKKAKKNRESRSSKRQKLLREDVPVSSPEIMESVRMVEGEEDEEDRVMRSESEGSDYAPSKKKKKRSSSSKERKKGGSVGEKAGGSSGGKSKRKDPEPEEEDDDDDDDGQEPKSSSQLLADWGMKDIDYTFTQEDYTSLTNYKAFSQFVRPLIAAKNPKIAVSKMMMVLGAKWREFSTNNPMRGSASANAALAAANVAAAVESMVTRVDGGGAVPVATPTSTAALAAPPPSQQPPAVPLRKAKTKEGKGPNARRKTKSTPKPQDKKSKAKKVAPLKIKLGNFKRKRSSSGEDDDGESDFDGFSISDGSNSRSSRSKSKKSKSSKKKKMDEDADGYETDHQDYCEVCQQGGEIILCDTCPRAYHMVCLDPDMERAPEGTWSCPHCEKEGIQWEAREESSEGEEENDDGRRDDGGVEEEDDHHIEFCRVCKDGGELLCCDTCPSSYHLHCLNPPLPDIPNGEWICPRCLSAPLKGKVQKVLAWRWGDAPPPMPVPRPAELPADAPDPPPMIGRKEREFFVKWCNMSYWHCSWVQELQLELNCQVMFRNYQRKTDMEEPPNLEMGAEGDEDKSCKRKNKDPFYARIEETYGRFGVKLEWLFIHRILNHSVDKKNNVHYLIKWRDLPYDQSAWESEDMDIPDYETYKQHYWNHRELMLGEEGRPGKKMKKVKVRKTERPPANPVVDPTMKFDRQPDYLDSTGGTLHPYQLEGLNWLRFSWAQGTDTILADEMGLGKTVQTAVFLYSLYKEGHSKGPFLVSAPLSTIINWEREFEMWAPDMYVVTYVGDKDSRAVIRENEFSFEDNAIRGGKKASKMKKEASVKFHVLLTSYELITIDQAILGSIDWACLVVDEAHRLKNNQSKFFRVLNNYPLQHKLLLTGTPLQNNLEELFHLLNFLTPERFNNLEGFLEEFADIAKEDQIKKLHDMLGPHMLRRLKADVFKHMPSKTELIVRVELSPMQKKYYKYILTRNFEALNTRGGGNQVSLLNVVMDLKKCCNHPYLFPTAANEAPKMPNGMYDGSALTKASGKLMLLFKMLKKLKEGGHRVLIFSQMTKMLDLLEDFLENEGYKYERIDGGVTGGMRQEAIDRFNAPGAPQFVFLLSTRAGGLGINLATADTVIIYDSDWNPHNDIQAFSRAHRIGQNKKVMIYRFVTKASVEERITQVAKKKMMLTHLVVRPGLGSKAGSMSKQELDDILKFGTEQLFKELGEGDNKEEDSSVIHYDDKAIDRLLDRNQDATDDTELQSMNEYLSSFKVAQYVVKDEDEEEEDVDREIIKQEESVDPDYWEKLLRHHYEQQQEDLARHLGKGKRPRKPVNYNDCSQEDRDWQDDQSDNQSDYSVASEEGDEDFDERSEANSRRPSRKGLRNDKDKPLPPLLARVGGNIEVLGFNARQRKAFLNAVMRYGMPPQDAFTTQWLVRDLRGKSEKEFKAYVSLFMRHLCEPGADGAETFADGVPREGLSRQHILTRIGVMSLIRKKVQEFEHVNGQWSMPWMKELEESKRAAAIAAGEDPKTPSSGTPADTQPNTPIPEDLSKSDDVKELEEKMELDGEKETKGSRQEDEIIEIPDEGERSPSLGKKEETRDRERETTSPSAEKDEGSIDEENEKDGDKEKSTELKENRSSDVKAETLEATSSVDTSKTKEESEEKTDKMDTSPARDEKKELKDEKDGVKSEVSAKLQNGENVKETSGGGDGVSEEKKKAVKQRFMFNIADGGFTELHSLWQNEERAATVTKKTYEIWHRRHDYWLLAGIIHHGYARWQDVQNDPKFAILNEPFKGEMSRGNFLEIKNKFLARRFKLLEQALVIEEQLRRAAYLNMTEDPSHPSMALNTRFSEVECLAESHQHLSKESMSGNKPANAVLHKVLKQLEELLSDMKADVTRLPATIARIPPVAVRLQMSERSILSRLASRGPEVTQTQGPR, from the exons ATGTCTGGGAGTGAAGACGACAGGGACCATTTTGGACCTATGAGAGATG ATGATGCCGATGAACCAACATCAGAGGCAGAGACTCCCAAAtccaaaaagaagaagaaagcaaAGAAAAACCGTGAAAGCAGGAGCAGCAAACGACAGAAACTTCTCAGAGAG GACGTTCCTGTCAGCTCTCCTGAAATCATGGAATCAGTCCGAATGGTAGAAGGTGAGGAAGACGAGGAGGACCGAGTGATGCGATCTGAGAGTGAAGGGAGTGACTATGCACcaagcaagaagaagaaaaagagatcCAGCTCCTCCAAGGAGAGAAAGAAGGGAGGTTCAGTGGGAGAAAAGGCTGGTGGCTCATCTGGAGGAAAAAGCAAACGTAAAGACCCAGAGCCTGAGGAAgaagatgatgacgatgatgatgatggtcaG GAACCCAAATCTTCCTCTCAGCTGTTAGCAGACTGGGGAATGAAAGACATCGACTACACCTTTACCCAAGAGGACTACACCTCTCTCACCAATTACAAAGCTTTTAGTCAGTTTGTCAG ACCTTTAATAGCTGCTAAGAACCCTAAGATCGCTGTGTCAAAGATGATGATGGTGTTGGGGGCTAAATGGCGAGAGTTCAGCACTAATAATCCCATGCGAGGCTCAGCTAGTGCCAACGCAgccctggcagctgccaatgtaGCTGCTGCTGTGGAGAGTATGGTGACCAGGGTGGACGGAGGAGGGGCTGTTCCCGTGGCCACGCCCACATCAACAGCAGCTCTTGCTGCACCACCCCCATCCCAACAGCCCCCAGCGGTCCCCCTGCGAAAAGCCAAGACCAAAGAGGGCAAAg GCCCAAATGCACGTAGAAAGACCAAGTCCACCCCAAAGCCCCAGGACAAAAAGTCTAAAGCGAAGAAAGTGGCTCCACTGAAGATAAAACTGGGCAATTTCAAGAGAAAACGTTCATCT AGCggtgaggatgatgatggtgagAGCGATTTTGACGGTTTCTCCATAAGTGATGGATCAAACAGTCGGAGCAGCCGCTCCAAGAGTAAAAAATCCAAGAGctccaagaagaagaaga TGGATGAGGATGCTGACGGCTATGAGACGGATCATCAGGACTACTGTGAGGTGTGTCAGCAGGGTGGCGAGATCATCCTGTGTGACACCTGTCCAAGAGCCTATCACATGGTGTGTCTAGATCCTGACATGGAGAGAGCCCCAGAGGGCACGTGGAGCTGCCCCCACTGC GAGAAGGAGGGAATTCAATGGGAGGCCCGTGAGGAGAGTTCTGAGGGTGAAGAGGAGAACGATGATGGAAGGAGGGATGATGGAGGGGTAGAAGAGGAGGACGATCATCATATAGAGTTTTGTCGGGTGTGTAAGGATGGAGGAGAGCTGCTGTGCTGTGACACATGCCCCTCGTCCTATCACTTGCACTGTCTCAACCCTCCTCTGCCAGACATCCCCAACGGAGAGTGGATCTGCCCGCGCTGCCTG AGTGCTCCACTGAAGGGCAAAGTCCAGAAAGTTCTGGCTTGGCGCTGGGGTGATGCCCCTCCCCCTATGCCTGTGCCGCGTCCTGCAGAACTTCCAGCCGATGCTCCGGATCCTCCTCCTATGATTGGTCGGAAGGAGAGAGAGTTCTTTGTGAAGTGGTGCAACATGTCTTATTGGCACTGTTCTTGGGTCCAGGAACTACAG TTGGAGCTGAACTGTCAGGTAATGTTCCGTAACTACCAGCGGAAGACAGATATGGAGGAGCCCCCCAATCTAGAGATGGGTGCTGAGGGAGACGAGGATAAGAGCTGCAAGAGGAAAAACAAAGATCCCTTTTATGCACGCATAGAGGAGACGTATGGGCGCTTTGGAGTAAAGTTGGAGTGGCTCTTCATCCACCGCATCTTAAACCACAG tgTGGATAAGAAGAATAACGTTCACTATCTGATCAAATGGAGAGATCTGCCATATGATCAGTCAGCCTGGGAGTCTGAAGACATGGACATCCCAGACTATGAGACCTATAAACAACATTACTGGAACCACAG GGAGCTGATGCTTGGAGAAGAGGGCAGACCAGGTAAAAAGATGAAGAAGGTGAAAGTGAGGAAGACAGAGAGGCCTCCTGCTAATCCTGTGGTGGAT CCCACTATGAAGTTTGATAGGCAGCCGGATTATCTGGACTCTACTGGCGGCACGCTTCACCCATACCAGCTTGAGGGACTGAACTGGTTGCGGTTTTCTTGGGCTCAGGGCACAGACACCATCCTGGCTGATGAAATGGGTCTCGGAAAGACGGTTCAGACTGCTGTCTTCCTCTACTCACTCTACAAAGAG GGTCATTCGAAGGGGCCGTTCCTGGTCAGTGCCCCTCTGTCCACCATCATTAACTGGGAGAGGGAGTTTGAGATGTGGGCCCCAGACATGTATGTGGTCACTTATGTGGGTGATAAAGACAGCAGAGCTGTCATACGAGAAAATGAATTCTCCTTTGAGGACAATGCCATCCGCGGTGGGAAGAAGGCCTCCAAAATGAAG AAAGAGGCTTCTGTGAAGTTCCATGTGCTTTTGACATCTTATGAGCTGATCACAATCGATCAAGCCATCCTGGGCTCCATCGACTGGGCTTGTCTCGTAGTAGACGAAGCCCATAGACTGAAAAATAACCAATCAAAG TTCTTTCGTGTGTTGAATAACTACCCTCTTCAGCATAAGCTGCTGTTGACAGGCACACCTTTACAGAACAACCTGGAGGAGCTCTTCCATCTGCTCAACTTCCTCACACCTGAGAGATtcaa taatCTGGAAGGTTTCCTGGAAGAATTTGCTGACATAGCTAAAGAGGACCAAATTAAGAAACTGCACGACATGTTGGGTCCACACATGCTCAGACGACTCAAAGCTGATGTCTTCAAGCACATGCCCTCTAAAACGGAACTCATCGTGCGAGTGGAGCTCAGCCCCATGCAGAA GAAGTACTACAAGTACATCTTGACACGCAACTTTGAAGCTCTGAACACTCGTGGAGGAGGAAACCAGGTGTCTCTCCTCAATGTGGTTATGGACCTAAAGAAGTGCTGTAACCACCCCTACCTCTTCCCAACAGCTGCTAAT GAAGCCCCTAAAATGCCCAATGGCATGTATGATGGCAGTGCCCTGACAAAGGCTTCTGGGAAACTGATGCTTCTGTTTAAGATGCTGAAAAAACTGAAGGAGGGTGGACATAGAGTGCTTATATTCTCACAG ATGACAAAGATGTTGGATTTGCTGGAAGACTTTCTGGAAAATGAGGGGTACAAGTATGAAAGGATAGATGGAGGAGTGACTGGAGGGATGAGGCAGGAGGCCATCGATAGATTCAACG CTCCTGGTGCGCCTCAGTTTGTTTTCCTCTTGTCCACCAGAGCAGGGGGTTTGGGCATCAATTTGGCAACCGCTGACACTGTCATCATTTACGACTCTGACTGGAACCCACACAATGACATCCAG GCATTTAGCAGGGCTCATCGTATTGGTCAGAATAAGAAGGTGATGATCTATCGGTTTGTCACTAAAGCATCCGTGGAGGAGAGAATTACACAG GTTGCAAAGAAGAAGATGATGTTGACTCACCTGGTGGTGCGGCCTGGTCTGGGCTCCAAGGCTGGATCCATGTCCAAACAAGAATTGGATGACATCTTGAAGTTCGGCACAGAACAGCTTTTCAAAGAGCTTGGAGAGG GTGACAATAAGGAGGAAGACAGCAGTGTGATCCACTATGATGATAAGGCGATCGATCGGTTGTTGGATCGAAACCAAGACGCAACAGATGACACGGAGCTGCAGAGTATGAATGAATACCTCAGCTCTTTTAAAGTGGCCCAGTATGTGGTCAAAGATGAGGACGAGGAG GAAGAGGATGTGGATAGAGAGATCATTAAGCAGGAAGAGAGTGTAGATCCTGATTACTGGGAGAAACTGTTGCGCCATCATTATGAGCAGCAGCAGGAAGATCTCGCTCGTCACCTGGGCAAAGGCAAACGGCCACGCAAACCCGTCAACTACAACGACTGCTCACAGGAGGACAGAG ACTGGCAGGATGATCAGTCTGATAACCAATCAGATTACTCGGTGGCTTCAGAGGAGGGTGATGAGGACTTTGACGAACGGTCTGAAG ctaACTCCCGAAGACCAAGTCGCAAGGGCTTGAGAAATGATAAAGATAAACCACTGCCCCCTCTATTGGCCAGAGTGGGAGGAAACATTGAG GTTTTGGGCTTCAATGCTCGACAAAGGAAGGCTTTCCTGAATGCAGTGATGCGTTATGGGATGCCTCCCCAGGATGCCTTCACCACCCAGTGGCTTGTTAGAGACCTGCGAGGCAAATCAGAGAAGGAGTTCAA ggcATACGTGTCCCTCTTTATGCGTCACCTATGTGAGCCAGGCGCCGATGGGGCAGAAACATTTGCTGATGGCGTTCCACGGGAAGGACTGTCACGACAACATATTCTCACGCGCATAGGTGTAATGTCACTGATCCGcaagaag GTGCAGGAGTTTGAGCATGTCAATGGTCAGTGGTCAATGCCCTGGATGAAAGAACTGGAGGAAAGCAAAAGAGCGGCAGCCATCGCAGCGGGAGAAGATCCCAAAACTCCCTCTAGTGGAACACCTGCTGATACCCAGCCCAACACACCAATACCAG AAGACCTTTCCAAGAGCGATGATGTAAAAGAGCTGGAGGAGAAGATGGAGCTGGATGGAGAGAAGGAGACAAAAGGCTCCAGACAGGAGGATGAG ATCATTGAGATTCCTGATGAAGGTGAGAGATCCCCAAGTCTGGGAAAGAAAGAGGAGACTagggacagggagagagagaccaCCTCACCATCAGCAGAAAAGGATGAAGGAAGCATAGATGAAGAAAATGAAAAGGATGGGGACAAAGAGAAGTCCACTGAATTGAAGGAAAACAGATCTTCAGATGTCAAAGCTGAAACTTTAGAAGCCACAAGCAGTGTAGACACATCCAAAACCAAAG AAGAATCTGAAGAGAAGACAGACAAAATGGACACTAGCCCAGCAAGAGATGAGAAGAAAG AGCTGAAAGACGAGAAGGACGGAGTGAAGTCAGAGGTCTCCGCTAAGCTGCAAAATGGAGAGAACGTCAAAGAAACAAGCGGAGGAGGGGATGGAGTGAGTGAGGAAAAGAAGAAAGCAGTGAAGCAGAGGTTCATGTTTAACATCGCTGACGGGGGTTTCACAG agCTTCACTCTCTCTGGCAGAATGAAGAGAGAGCCGCCACGGTCACCAAGAAGACTTACGAGATCTGGCATCGTCGCCATGACTACTGGCTGCTGGCTGGTATCATACA CCACGGCTACGCTCGCTGGCAAGACGTACAGAATGACCCGAAGTTCGCCATCCTCAATGAGCCTTTTAAGGGAGAGATGAGCAGAGGAAACTTCCTTGAGATTAAAAACAAGTTTCTTGCTCGCAGGTTTAAG CTGTTGGAACAGGCACTGGTGATCGAGGAGCAGCTCAGACGTGCTGCGTATCTAAACATGACAGAGGACCCCTCTCACCCCTCCATGGCACTCAACACCCGCTTCAGTGAGGTGGAGTGTCTGGCGGAGTCACACCAGCACCTCAGTAAAGAGTCCATGTCAGGAAACAAGCCTGCTAATGCTGTTCTACACAAAG TTCTTAAACAACTGGAGGAGCTGCTCAGCGACATGAAGGCAGATGTCACCAGGCTCCCGGCCACCATTGCTCGGATACCGCCCGTCGCTGTGCGGCTGCAGATGTCAGAAAGAAGCATCCTTAGCCGGCTGGCCAGCCGAGGACCGGAGGTCACGCAGACGCAGGGGCCACGCTGA